The segment CTTAAATAGCCAGCGAACAGCTGGTATTGGCACAAAACTTTCTCCTCATGGCATTAATCCATTATTTAACAACCAAGAAATTCTTTCCGGAATTTCACCACTACCTGTAGGCACCTGGCATCATTATTCAATTGTTTATAGTAATAATTACTTAGCAATTTATATTGACGGTATCTTAAAGAAGAAAATCCTTGGAGATTATAGTTTAAATCAAATTTTAACCAATGTCGCTATTGATGAAGATAATCAACCCTATAAGTTTGATGAAATTGCAGTTTGGAATCGGGCATTGAGTAGTGAAGAGATTATTGCTTCTTTGGGTAGGCAACTTTCACCTCATATGCTTAGGCCAGCGCAAACATCAGCTCAAACTGTTCACTATTGGAATTTTGATAATCAGGGGAATGCTATTGATTTGATTGGAGGAAGAGAAATAGTTAATCCCGAAATAATTCCTGGTCGCTTGGGAAATGGTTTGCATATCACCTGGCAACGACAACTGGCGAATACTTCCATTTCTACAATTACAAACAAAGATGTTTCTCTCTCATACTGGCGTAAACGTGGTTTAACGGGAAATGGCGGGGGAGCTGTAGCAATTTCTAACCAACAAACTGGACGTCATTTTGGAATGGGAGGCGGCTATGGGGAATCATACTATTATTTTAATGAGAGTGTTGATGGTTTAGGGTGCTATATTCCGGCTGATAATAATTGGCATCATATTGCTCTGGTCTATGATTCATATTTGTATCAATTACGGTATTATATTGATGGGATATTACAAATAACACGTGAACAAGTTTGGCTTTGGGATAGCTTTAATTCTCTTGTAATCGGTGAACAACAGTATTCTTATATACTTGATGATCTAAAAATATGGGAAGGAGCTCTTACTAATCAACAAGTAGCTGAAGAAGCTAGTCTAGGTGAACTATAGTAAAAAATAGCTAATATTAAATAAAATATTACTATCTAAACTTGAAAAATAATTTGTAGCAAACCTTTGTTTTCTAGCTCTTGAGAAAAGCCTTGTATTTATTGTAGTTTTTTTAAAGATAGGGTATAATTATTAATAGATAAAGGCTTTTTGCCTCTTAATAATTTAACTTAGTCTCATATGACAAAGTCACAGTTCATGGAAGCCTTGTCTTCCAAATCAGGTATGGCGAAGAAAGATGTCGTCAACCTAATGACCGTTTTAGCCGATATGGCTTATAGCGAAGTTAAGCGTAATGGCGAATTTGTTTTGCCTGGTTTCGGAAAGTTAGTAAAAATGAAGCGGGCAGCTCGTCAAGGACGTAACCCAGCTACTGGTGCAACAATCCAGATCCCAGCTAAGACAGTTGTTAAGTTCCGTCTTTCAAAAGCAGCTAAGGATGCAGTTCTCTAAACAAATAGTTTAAAAAATCGCCAGGTCATCTGACTGGGCGATTTTTGTTTTACGAGATAATGTAAATTATAAAATTAACCTGCTTAATAAATATGAAAGGGTTGATTCAGCTCCTTGGTTTAGATTGATTTCATTTTCTCGTAAACCATCATAGCATCCACCTGAGCTTTGATCATACATAATTCGACCCAAAACATTTCCACCCAGGAACCAATCAAAGGTTTTATAAGCACATTTTTGATAATATCTATCTTGGCTAATTTCATACATGCTTTTTAAAGCCGTAATTGTCGTGGCCACATCTTCGGGCTGTTGATCAAATTTATGACGATGACCTCCACGTTTAAACCATCCATCTTGACCGATTGGAATATAGATTCCATCTTCAAATGTATGGGAGATTAAAAAGTCCAAAGTTTTTTTGCCAATTGTATAATATTCTTGGTTTCCAGTAATTTTTGAACTGATTATCAAAGCTTCGGGAATAGCTCCGTTTGAATAGGATAAAATTTGCTCAAACCATTCCCAGTCTTTTGCATTATTAGCTCGGTAATGGCTAACCAAGAGATCGCATCCGGCAATAAGGTTATCTAAATATTTAGGATTTGCTTCTTCTTTAAGAAAAATGGCTAAACTTTTAATATATGAGGCAATGGCTCGGGGTGATGTAAATTTTTTTGCATTTTCAATACTTTTTTCATACATTTGACGAGCTTTATTTTTTATTTCTTTGGGTAAAAAATGAGCTGTGGCTGTTATTGATAACGCGTAAAGAGCTCGACCATTGGCATCTTCTAGATTTTCATGATTATTTTGGATACTACTATGAATACGTTCAGCTGTAACATAGTTTTCAAAGACCCCGTTTTCGTGATGAACAAAGGCTAAAAAATGTAAATAGATTTCAATTAGACGTAAAATTGTCTTTGATTTTTTATGTTGATAGTAGAGAACCGTGAATTGTAAGGCTCTAGCGTTGTCATCTAAGGTATAGCCTGAAGTAAGATCAGGCTCAGTTAATAATGCAAATTGAATAATTCCAAAATCAGTAGTTAATTTTTTTAAATGCCGTAAACTTATTTTTGGAGCTCTTTTTTCACTTTCTTTTAATTCTGGTACATTGCGGACAAAAGTTCTCATATAAGCAATACAAACATTGGCCCACGTCATATTACGGGTTTTGAAATAGGCTAATTTTCCTAAGGAATTTTGACGTTCAGGACTACTAAGTAAGTTGATAAGGGCTTGGCTTATCTGTTTAGAATTTCTAAAATCTACCAGAATCCCAGACTCAGAAGTTACATCTTCTTTGGCTTGAGCAAAAGCAGTAGAAATAACCGGTCGACCAGCGCCCATTGCATAGGATAATGTTCCAGAAACGGCTTGATTGGGGTCAAGCGGTGTGGCCAGATAAATATCTGTAGCACTTAAATAGGTTAAGAGTTGGCTGGTTTTAATATATGAATTAATAAAACGTATGTTCTCGTTTAGACCTAGTTCTGCAATACGTTGTTGTAGAGAATCTCGGTACGCTTCGCCCTCTTCTTGAATAATTACCGGGTGAGTAGCTCCAATAATAAGATAGAGAATATGTGGATACTGTTTAATAACTTCGGGTAACGCTTCAATAACATATTCAATACCTTTGCCTCGACTTAATAAACCAAATGTTGAAATTATTGTTTTGTCAGTCGGTAGTCCAAGAATTTTTTTTGATTGAATGCTTGGGGCAAAAAGAGTTGGATGAATTCCATGTGGGATAACAGTAATTTGCTCGGAAGGGATGGCATAGATTGACTCCAGAATTTTCTTTGAAGTATGAGTCATGGTGGTGATTTGCTGTGCTCGTTTGGCCAAGGCTTGAACAACTTGTTTCATTTCCGGTGGGGGATCAGGGAGAACGGTATGAAAAGTTATGATCAAGGGTTTTTCTAAGGCTGAAGTAAAATGAAGTAAGTAATCACCATAATTCCCACCATAAATTCCAAATTCGTGTTGAATGGACACGACTTTAATTTGTGGTGCAGTGTTAATTTTTTCAGCTATTTTTACATAGTCTTCAAGGTAATTTTTTCTAAGATAGGCAACGACATTACTTGGATATTGATCTATAATTGCCGGGTCGCTATTAATAGCAATAATTTTTGATTCAATGGCCGGAGCATATAATTGATTAAAAGCGGTTGATAAATCACTGGTAAACGTCGCAATACCACATTTCTGAGGTGGAAACGTTGAAAGAGACACAATCCAAGATTTATGTGGTTGTTTAGTAAACATATATTCAGCGCAATAGAATGTTAAAGAGTTGGTGGGTATTTTTTAAGTTCAGTAAGTAAATTGGAAAGGGAAGTAGATTTTAGGCCAATACGGGTATCAGCCGCTCCATAGTAAATATCTAATGTATCGTCATGAATGATGGCGCTGGTTGGAAAGACAACATTATTAACATTGCCTTCTTTTTCCCATGTTTCTTCTGGAGAAAAAAGTGGGTAAGGTAGACGGCCAATAATTTTTTTGGGATTTTCTAAATCAAGGAGAGCAGCTCCGGCAGAGTAACGAACAATATGATCATTTTCTTCCACGGCATGATAAATGAGAAGCCAGCCGTCAGGAGTCTCAAGTGGGGGGCAACCACCACCAATATACCTATTTTCAAAAGGAAACTCTGGTTTAAGCAAACTTGTGTTATTAAAATGTTCAAAATAGTGGTGCCAGAAAGCTGGACTTAAATCGGAAAAATCTTTAAAGGTAACAACTTGAATGCTTGGCATTATTCGATGTGCCATCCAAAAAAGTCCATTAATTTTTTTAGGGAAAATAAATATATCTTTATCCCAGACACGAACATCTAGTCCGTTATATATCATTACTTGGCGAGCATATTCAAAATAAAGACGTGGAGTATGAGCATTTTCCTCTATCAAGGCTAATGCTTCACGATAGGGAATTTGTGGGGAAATAATACCTTGCTTTGTAAAATGTACTAAGTCTGGGCTTGTGGCATAGGCTCCAAGTGCATTTTTTCCATCAAAGGCAGTATAAAATAAATAATAAGTTCCTTCTAAGAAAATAATTCGTGGATCTTCCATTCCGTGCTTTTCATATTCAAATTCCGGAACTAAGACAGGATGATCAAGTCGTTTGATTACTGTATGATCTTTTATTTGACAATATCCAATACAAGAAAAAGTTCCTTCTTGAACTGCTCGGTAGAACATATGAACTATGCCATCAATTTCTATGCAACCAGGATTAAAGACACCTTGATTTTCAAATGGTAGTTCTGTTGATTCAAGAATAATTCCTTGATTATTAATCCGTATTTGTGACATAGATCTGACTGCAAAAGTTCAAAATATCGCACCTCTTCTTAATGCTAGTTTAGCATTTTAAGACTAAAGATGATACTTGCCAAATCATTAAAAATAAGCTATAATTAAAGCTAATTAGCGTATATAAAAAATATTTTTATATGATAGATCCCCAAGCTTTAGATCAACTAATAACACAATTAATACATAAAAAAATCAGGAAATTAATGATGAAAATCGTGTTTCTTTTACTGAAGAAATAGTTGATCGTATAAATGATAGTATTTTGCGCAATATCCCCGATGAGAAGTTACCGGAATTTGAACAAATTCTTGAAGAAGGGGATGAGGAAAAAGTAAAAATTTTTATTCGTCAACAGATTCCAAATTTGGAATATGTTGTAACACATGCCCTAAGTTAATTTACTTTACTATCGTAAAAATTTTGAGAAAAAAAATCCCCCCGGTCATTCGACTGGGGGGATTTTTAAGGAACCTGTACAACATCACGAGATCGTGAGTGCAGGATGAATGCCCACTTACCACTCCCGAGTGAGCGAGGGAGGGGTACGCTATAGGCATGAGAATTCGAAGCCTTAACCATTCGTCATATCAGCACCAGTATCATATGTGGGGAACTAAGTACCGACGCAAGTTTCCCAAAAGCAGTTAAACCAGAGCTCGAGACTATCTTCATCATGCCAGAAAAACCCAGAGCTCCATATGATAGCTATAACACTGATCATGACCATCTATGCAAATTGAAACCCCAGATATAACAGTGTCTACCGTCGTGCAACAACTCAAGTCACTTGCGAGTGCTCATCTCAAGAAGAAATATAAATTTATCAAAACATGTATTTAGACGGCAGTCTGAGCGTTGGGTATTTCTCATCCACCATTGGCCTGAATGAACAACAGATTAGGAAATATATTGAGTACCAGGGAAAAGAGGATCTTCCCAAGCCAGCAGGCTTTGAATTCTCATGAACCCCAAAGGAAACCCCGTATGAAAAAAGTCATCCCGAAGGGTGACTTTTTGAGTGCGGGGAGGAGGTCATTATAGGACTTATTTTTTTATGTCTTGCCAGACGCCAATTGTATTACCTTCTGTATCTTTGATATAGGCATACCAGCCCATTCCACCAACGACCTTTTTTTCCATGACAACTGATCCACCTGAAGCTTTGATTTTTTCAATAATAGTATCAAGGTCATCCACAACTACTGCAATAGTTGGGGTAGTAATAGGAAAATCTTGACCACGTTGAAACATTCCACCATTGATAAAACCTGTTTCTAGCATTTTGTTTTGTTCATCCATGGGGCCAGTATAAAGTCCAATATAGGGAGCGCCATCTGGCATTGGCCAATCCATTGTTTTCCAGCCAAAAATATTTTCATAAAAAGCTCGAGCGCGGCCAGTATCATCAACCGGAATTTCAAAATGTTGTACTTTATTCATAGATATATGTTTATTAATAAATTTTATAAAAATATAGTATCAGGAATTAGTTAATTCTGCTAGTAGATTATTAAGATCAAGTGGTTGTGAAATCATTTCTATTTTTCCTTGAGCATTTTTTGGCCATTGATTATTTGGTCTATCGATATATAGTTCAACGCCAATGTTATCAGGATCTTTTAAATAAATTGCTTCAGAAACCCCATGATCAGAAGCACCTTCAAGTGGGTAGTTTGCTTGTTGTATGTTTTGCACAACTTTTGCTAATTCAAGACGACTTGGTAATAAAATAGCAAAATGATATAAACCAGCTTGTTGTGAATTTGCTGGTCCAATCCCTGGACCTGACCAGGTATTTAATCCAATGTGGTGATGGTAGCCCCCTGCTGATAAAAAAACCGCAGAATCACCATAGTAAGTAACAACTTCAAAACCCAGAATATCACGATAAAAGGTAAGTGATTTTTCTAAGTTTGAGACAGTTAGATGCACATGACCGATCCTTGTTTCAGGATGAATTGACATACTCTGATGTTTAATAGATTTAAATACCCTGCGAAAGTTTATAACCAGCCCAGATTCCTAGGCCTCCACCGACCGCACTAAGGATTACTCCTAAAAATGAAAATGTATTTCCTCCCCAGAGGAGAGGAATAAAACTTCCGACGGTTGAACCAATAAGTAGGCCTAGCCAGATTAAGAATTTTGAGTTCATATACAATTAGTTTCGTTTTGCCCAGTGAATATTATTCCAGATTCGTTCATAAAGATAGTAGGTTGCCATAATAACAAGGGCAGAGATAATAGTGATTTGGGATGACTGGCCAATATCACCAGTATAGAGCCAAGCGACAAACCAGGTGATTGAAGACCCAATGATTCGCCAAATAATAGTTTTTACCAGGGTTCGTTGGTGAGAGTCTTTCATTACAGAATGTTAAGTAAATATATAATAGTAGTATATCATTAATCAACAAAAAAGCCGGTATTAACCGGCCGTTTTGTTTGCTATGAGTTTTTTGTTTATTTAATTGTAGAACGAAATTCCTTTGGTCCAAAGCCCATACCATGGGTTTTGTGATGACCAATACCTTTGCCAACCATACCAAACATTAAATATTCTTTAGGAATATTATTGTCTTGTGCCCACTGCTTGAGAGAATCCATTTGTTCTTTCATAGCAGTTCGACGCTCGGCCTCAGTTTTACTGTCCAAGCTTGCCATAAATGATTTAATTTCATTTGATTTGGCAATGATTGTATCAGCTTGTTTCTGAGTCAATTTCTTATCAGCTACCGCCTGGTTAAGACGATTAGTGAAAGCTGTGAGATGCAGAGCTTCCATGCTTGCACGTCGCTCGGTTTTAACTTGATCAACTACAGTTTGTACTTCAGTTGGATTAAGATTAAATTTTGTAGCTAGTGCGCTGACAAGTGCATCGCTTGGGGTTTGCCCTTCAGATTTTGAGGCAGCAAAGGCTGTACTTACCCCTAATATTGCCAATCCCAACACCGGTAGAATGACATAGGGGATAATTTTTTTATTCATGAGCGTAAATTAAATTAATTATTAGTAAGTCGACCTTTGATCACCATATCCAAGAAAGGATAATGGCAAGGGTTGGAGATGGATCCGTTCTCCTACTTATTAATACAAATCTATTTCAGTTTTATTTCATTATTTTTTTCGTGATTTTTTTCTTTTGAATCACGACGATATGGAGCTGTGCGAACTCCATACGGTGTGCCAACCGGTTGTACCCCATAGGCTTTAATAATATTACCCTGTCTATCTCCTAAGACAACCACTACTTCTTCAACTCGGATGCCTTGTCGAGGAAAGATAGTTCGTGGAGAGACTTCAACCATGAGAATTTCAAATTCTTGATTTCGTAAACTAAAGCCAGAAGGAATTTTTTCTATAACTTTACCCATCGTTATATTATTTGGATGTTTATTACAAAATCTATTATACATTCCACCAGCTACGGGAAGGTTTTTTTCTTCAGCTTGCAGGAGTAATCCAGAGTGCAGGGGAGTAAGAGCAATTAGAAAACCACCAACTGAAGCAAAAATGATAATTCCCAGTGCTGAATATAGGAGTGGACGACCATAGGCAAAGGAATATTTTTTAACTAAGAAGCCAACAATGATAACAAACAATAAAGCTAAGAAAATAAGGAGCCAGGGGAGTGAAATGAATAAAGCACCCCAGCCTTGTACTCCAAAACTTGGCATAAACCAACTTCCATTTTGACGAAGGGTAAAGACAATAAAGCTAACAAGATAGAGTAAACTTAGAGCGGCTAAAATTGTCCCAACAACTAATAAAGAGATATTAAGAATAAAATGCCATTTTGGTCGCATGCGCACATCATCTTTTTGAATAGTTTCTAAGATGTTTTCAGCTAAAGGCGATTGTTTTTTTATATTTTTTGATGTGGATTCGGAATTCATATGGATGGGTGATTTTTTAAATACAGTTTTTGCAATAATTTTTTACCTCTTCGTAACCGTATTCCGACTGTTGCAACCGGTATATGCATGATTGAAGAAATTTGTATATAGTCCATGTCTTCAAAGTAGTAAAGAATAAGTGGTTCACGATATTTTACATCTAGTGTTTCAAGGCAGGTTTCCAGGGCATCTTTTAGATCTTGCTCATTAATTTCTTTGTCAGGTGGATGAGCGGAAACAGGATGAGGAAAAATTGTATCGGGATCAAAAAAAGCGACGGGCTCTCGACCACGTTTTTTTATTATATTAATAAATTCATTGTGGGCAATGCGGTAGAGCCAGGGTGAAAAACGACGTGTTGGGTCAAAACTTTTGATGTTTCGATAGGCTTTAATGAAAACTTCTTGAATGGCGTCTTGAGCATCATCATAACCAAACAAAAATCGCCTCGCATAGCGCATCATTTTTGGTTCATAGCGATTAACAAGTTCTTTAAAGGCATAGACATCACCGCTTTGGACAAGCAGGACGATTGCCTCATCAGTTTGTGTAACCATAGGTGTTGTTATGTATATAATACACCACAGTAGGCTATTTGTTTCATTTTTTATCTATAATAAGCAAAAATCAAGGTATTTCTAATGAAACCTTGACACAAATAATTATTTATGATATAATTAATTTGTAATATATAAGAGGTTTGTGACGTAGTCGATTCAAAAAAACATCTATCTATCTTACGCTTTTATTCACTCAATAAAATCCATGAACGGTACAATTAAAAAATTTGACGGAAAAGGGTTTCGGATTCATTTCTTCTGAAGGTCAGGAAAAGGATTTGTTCTTCCATAGTAACAACTTGGTAGGCGTCCAATTCAGCGATCTTCGCGAAGGCGATGCTGTTTCTTACGAAACAGAACAATCTGAAAAAGGTTTGAACGCCGTCAACGTTCAACGCATCTAAGACATTTGTCTTAAAAAAACATCCAG is part of the Candidatus Falkowbacteria bacterium genome and harbors:
- a CDS encoding cold shock domain-containing protein, giving the protein MTEKGFGFISSEGQEKDLFFHSNNLVGVQFSDLREGDAVSYETEQSEKGLNAVNVQRI
- a CDS encoding VOC family protein, with translation MSIHPETRIGHVHLTVSNLEKSLTFYRDILGFEVVTYYGDSAVFLSAGGYHHHIGLNTWSGPGIGPANSQQAGLYHFAILLPSRLELAKVVQNIQQANYPLEGASDHGVSEAIYLKDPDNIGVELYIDRPNNQWPKNAQGKIEMISQPLDLNNLLAELTNS
- a CDS encoding VOC family protein, which translates into the protein MNKVQHFEIPVDDTGRARAFYENIFGWKTMDWPMPDGAPYIGLYTGPMDEQNKMLETGFINGGMFQRGQDFPITTPTIAVVVDDLDTIIEKIKASGGSVVMEKKVVGGMGWYAYIKDTEGNTIGVWQDIKK
- a CDS encoding DUF2061 domain-containing protein, yielding MKDSHQRTLVKTIIWRIIGSSITWFVAWLYTGDIGQSSQITIISALVIMATYYLYERIWNNIHWAKRN
- a CDS encoding RNA polymerase sigma factor; translation: MVTQTDEAIVLLVQSGDVYAFKELVNRYEPKMMRYARRFLFGYDDAQDAIQEVFIKAYRNIKSFDPTRRFSPWLYRIAHNEFINIIKKRGREPVAFFDPDTIFPHPVSAHPPDKEINEQDLKDALETCLETLDVKYREPLILYYFEDMDYIQISSIMHIPVATVGIRLRRGKKLLQKLYLKNHPSI
- a CDS encoding pesticidal protein Cry7Aa encodes the protein MSQIRINNQGIILESTELPFENQGVFNPGCIEIDGIVHMFYRAVQEGTFSCIGYCQIKDHTVIKRLDHPVLVPEFEYEKHGMEDPRIIFLEGTYYLFYTAFDGKNALGAYATSPDLVHFTKQGIISPQIPYREALALIEENAHTPRLYFEYARQVMIYNGLDVRVWDKDIFIFPKKINGLFWMAHRIMPSIQVVTFKDFSDLSPAFWHHYFEHFNNTSLLKPEFPFENRYIGGGCPPLETPDGWLLIYHAVEENDHIVRYSAGAALLDLENPKKIIGRLPYPLFSPEETWEKEGNVNNVVFPTSAIIHDDTLDIYYGAADTRIGLKSTSLSNLLTELKKYPPTL
- a CDS encoding HU family DNA-binding protein, with product MTKSQFMEALSSKSGMAKKDVVNLMTVLADMAYSEVKRNGEFVLPGFGKLVKMKRAARQGRNPATGATIQIPAKTVVKFRLSKAAKDAVL
- a CDS encoding glycosyltransferase, with the translated sequence MFTKQPHKSWIVSLSTFPPQKCGIATFTSDLSTAFNQLYAPAIESKIIAINSDPAIIDQYPSNVVAYLRKNYLEDYVKIAEKINTAPQIKVVSIQHEFGIYGGNYGDYLLHFTSALEKPLIITFHTVLPDPPPEMKQVVQALAKRAQQITTMTHTSKKILESIYAIPSEQITVIPHGIHPTLFAPSIQSKKILGLPTDKTIISTFGLLSRGKGIEYVIEALPEVIKQYPHILYLIIGATHPVIIQEEGEAYRDSLQQRIAELGLNENIRFINSYIKTSQLLTYLSATDIYLATPLDPNQAVSGTLSYAMGAGRPVISTAFAQAKEDVTSESGILVDFRNSKQISQALINLLSSPERQNSLGKLAYFKTRNMTWANVCIAYMRTFVRNVPELKESEKRAPKISLRHLKKLTTDFGIIQFALLTEPDLTSGYTLDDNARALQFTVLYYQHKKSKTILRLIEIYLHFLAFVHHENGVFENYVTAERIHSSIQNNHENLEDANGRALYALSITATAHFLPKEIKNKARQMYEKSIENAKKFTSPRAIASYIKSLAIFLKEEANPKYLDNLIAGCDLLVSHYRANNAKDWEWFEQILSYSNGAIPEALIISSKITGNQEYYTIGKKTLDFLISHTFEDGIYIPIGQDGWFKRGGHRHKFDQQPEDVATTITALKSMYEISQDRYYQKCAYKTFDWFLGGNVLGRIMYDQSSGGCYDGLRENEINLNQGAESTLSYLLSRLIL